One Hippoglossus stenolepis isolate QCI-W04-F060 chromosome 9, HSTE1.2, whole genome shotgun sequence genomic region harbors:
- the LOC118115070 gene encoding RILP-like protein 1 isoform X2, producing MDTCGIMSALDRPAAELTVMDVYDIAAVLGHEFERIIDRFGCESLVALVPKVVRVLEQLEALVSRGAAGQEAQELRRELERLRQERSDKSEQERRHQKELELVEDVWRGEVQDLLPQITRLQAENQRLLVSLSLKESPVPEEDLHKQEGMSEKERRVRKRLEDLVEKQRDDIRAKDHELTLRNEDVDALQMQQHRVIRINQDLRHRIGVMEAQGKALIQQRAELQAAAQARQQEVGALQLEVTRLSKELRDWELEREISEVEGSSLTKSGMSLPASPQMTKVPADTELEERSDSPEQESDKPRFTLQELRDVLQERNELKAQVFVLQEDLAYYKSDESEDDTSPFVCASPPPPRSTSTDQPESGIRRLIFTAIMPMVAAGLITDDPTLLPIRRLSFV from the exons ATGGACACCTGCGGGATTATGTCCGCTCTGGACAGACCCGCCGCCGAGCTCACGGTCATGGACGTGTACGACATAGCGGCGGTGCTGGGACACGAGTTCGAGCGGATCATCGACAGGTTCGGCTGCGAGTCTCTGGTCGCGCTGGTGCCCAAAGTGGTTCGGgtgctggagcagctggaggcgCTGGTGAGCCGGGGAGCCGCCGGACAGGAGGCCcaggagctgaggagggagctggagagactgaggcaggagaggagcgACAAGTCcgagcaggagaggaggcaccagaag gagctggagctggtggaggacgTGTGGAGAGGTGAAGTCCAGGACCTGCTCCCTCAGATCACTCGGCTTCAGGCGGAGAACCAGAGGCTGTTGGTGAGTCTCTCTCTCAAAGAGTCGCCCGTCCCAGAGGAAGACCTGCACAAACAGGAGG GAAtgtcagaaaaagaaagacgtgTGAGGAAGAGGCTGGAAGACTTAGTGGAGAAGCAGAGGGATGACATCCGAGCGAAGGACCATGAGCTCACACTGAGAAATGAGGATGTTGACGCG CTCCAGATGCAGCAGCATCGGGTGATAAGGATCAACCAGGACCTCCGTCACAGGATAGGAGTGATGGAAGCGCAGGGCAAGGCACTAATCCAGCAGAGGGCTGAGCTGCAGGCTGCGGCCCAGGCACGGCAGCAGGAGGTCGGGGCTCTGCAGCTGGAAGTCACCAGGCTGAGTAAGGAGCTCCGAGACTGGGAACTGGAGAGAGAGATCTCTGAGGTCGAAGGGTCCTCTCTTACAAAATCTGGAATGTCCTTACCTGCATCACCACAGATGACG AAGGTGCCAGCtgacacagagctggaggagcgGAGCGACAGCCCGGAGCAGGAGTCAGACAAACCTCGCTTTACTCTGCAGGAGCTACGGGACGTCCTGCAGGAGAGGAATGAACTCAAGGCCCAAGTGTTCGTGCTGCAGGAAGACCTGGCGTATTACAAAAG TGACGAGTCTGAGGATGACACCAGCCCCTTTGTTTgtgcttcacctcctccaccacgcTCCACTTCCACTGACCAGCCTGAATCAGGAATCCGGCGCTT GATCTTCACCGCCATAATGCCAATGGTGGCAGCTGGTTTGATCACAGACGATCCCACGTTGTTGCCAATCAGAAGACTTTCCTTTGTATGA
- the LOC118115070 gene encoding RILP-like protein 1 isoform X1: protein MDTCGIMSALDRPAAELTVMDVYDIAAVLGHEFERIIDRFGCESLVALVPKVVRVLEQLEALVSRGAAGQEAQELRRELERLRQERSDKSEQERRHQKELELVEDVWRGEVQDLLPQITRLQAENQRLLVSLSLKESPVPEEDLHKQEGMSEKERRVRKRLEDLVEKQRDDIRAKDHELTLRNEDVDALQMQQHRVIRINQDLRHRIGVMEAQGKALIQQRAELQAAAQARQQEVGALQLEVTRLSKELRDWELEREISEVEGSSLTKSGMSLPASPQMTPSEAAPPTTIKPKSVWVECGGDPGFMANCFERDKRPSILQRSSIRENHEEEGDEDEEATALLLKVPADTELEERSDSPEQESDKPRFTLQELRDVLQERNELKAQVFVLQEDLAYYKSDESEDDTSPFVCASPPPPRSTSTDQPESGIRRLIFTAIMPMVAAGLITDDPTLLPIRRLSFV, encoded by the exons ATGGACACCTGCGGGATTATGTCCGCTCTGGACAGACCCGCCGCCGAGCTCACGGTCATGGACGTGTACGACATAGCGGCGGTGCTGGGACACGAGTTCGAGCGGATCATCGACAGGTTCGGCTGCGAGTCTCTGGTCGCGCTGGTGCCCAAAGTGGTTCGGgtgctggagcagctggaggcgCTGGTGAGCCGGGGAGCCGCCGGACAGGAGGCCcaggagctgaggagggagctggagagactgaggcaggagaggagcgACAAGTCcgagcaggagaggaggcaccagaag gagctggagctggtggaggacgTGTGGAGAGGTGAAGTCCAGGACCTGCTCCCTCAGATCACTCGGCTTCAGGCGGAGAACCAGAGGCTGTTGGTGAGTCTCTCTCTCAAAGAGTCGCCCGTCCCAGAGGAAGACCTGCACAAACAGGAGG GAAtgtcagaaaaagaaagacgtgTGAGGAAGAGGCTGGAAGACTTAGTGGAGAAGCAGAGGGATGACATCCGAGCGAAGGACCATGAGCTCACACTGAGAAATGAGGATGTTGACGCG CTCCAGATGCAGCAGCATCGGGTGATAAGGATCAACCAGGACCTCCGTCACAGGATAGGAGTGATGGAAGCGCAGGGCAAGGCACTAATCCAGCAGAGGGCTGAGCTGCAGGCTGCGGCCCAGGCACGGCAGCAGGAGGTCGGGGCTCTGCAGCTGGAAGTCACCAGGCTGAGTAAGGAGCTCCGAGACTGGGAACTGGAGAGAGAGATCTCTGAGGTCGAAGGGTCCTCTCTTACAAAATCTGGAATGTCCTTACCTGCATCACCACAGATGACG CCCTCAGAGGCAGCGCCACCCACCACCATCAAACCAAAGTCAGTGTGGGTGGAGTGTGGAGGGGACCCTGGCTTCATGGCAAACTGCTTTGAGCGCGACAAGCGTCCCTCCATCCTCCAGAGGTCATCTATCAGAGAAAACCACGAGGAAGAGGGTGACGAAGATGAGGAGGCGACAGCTTTGTTATTG AAGGTGCCAGCtgacacagagctggaggagcgGAGCGACAGCCCGGAGCAGGAGTCAGACAAACCTCGCTTTACTCTGCAGGAGCTACGGGACGTCCTGCAGGAGAGGAATGAACTCAAGGCCCAAGTGTTCGTGCTGCAGGAAGACCTGGCGTATTACAAAAG TGACGAGTCTGAGGATGACACCAGCCCCTTTGTTTgtgcttcacctcctccaccacgcTCCACTTCCACTGACCAGCCTGAATCAGGAATCCGGCGCTT GATCTTCACCGCCATAATGCCAATGGTGGCAGCTGGTTTGATCACAGACGATCCCACGTTGTTGCCAATCAGAAGACTTTCCTTTGTATGA
- the mtrfr gene encoding mitochondrial translation release factor in rescue, whose protein sequence is MSRLVPLITSVSRRVLWRRGCPGVSPPLNPLPGLTWVSAAGKKDLVDLPVLDEDDLEEQFVRGSGPGGQATNKTSNCVVLKHVPTGIVVKCHQTRSVEINRKRARGIMRERLDVAYKGELSEVLVKKKELVFKKQEKKKKAHENLERKRLFKEALVTESTHE, encoded by the exons ATGTCTCGACTTGTCCCGCTCATCACCTCAGTGTCCAGACGGGTCTTATGGAGGAGGGGGTGTCCTGGTGTCTCCCCTCCTCTGAACCCGCTCCCTGGACTCACATGGGTGTCTGCGGCCGGTAAGAAGGACCTGGTGGACCTGCCTGTCCTGGATGAAGACGACCTGGAGGAGCAGTTTGTGAGAGGATCCGGACCCGGAGGACAGGCCACCAACAAGACCAGCAACTGTGTGGTGCTCAAACACGTCCCCACCGGGATCGTAGTGAAG TGCCATCAAACCAGATCTGTGGAAATAAATCGAAAGCGTGCCCGTGGAATCATGAGAGAGAGACTTGATGTTGCATATAAAGGAGAACTTAGTGAAGTGCTTGTAAAGAAGAAGGAGTTGGTGTTTaagaaacaagagaagaagaagaaagcacaTGAGAATCTGGAGAGGAAAAGACTGTTTAAAGAAGCGCTGGTTACAGAATCCACACATGaatga
- the rilpl2 gene encoding RILP-like protein 2, with amino-acid sequence MEFGEESSPALAFEKDAFELTVEDVYDISYVIGRDLLKVSRTGDEVSDLQFRIVRVLEMFETLVNKYNLSVEELRMERDNLKTELDRLVLERSSGQGTQTAGPNQLVVDLTDPNRPRFTMQELKEVLQERNQLKAQLMVAQEELQLYKSGILPQAEPAMVEVDLETPATTERRPPTIKDAKEEKTTISKLFSFRRK; translated from the exons ATGGAGTTCGGCGAAGAGTCGTCTCCCGCTCTGGCTTTCGAGAAAGACGCGTTCGAGCTCACGGTTGAGGATGTTTACGACATTTCTTACGTGATCGGCCGGGATCTGTTAAAAGTCAGCCGCACGGGAGACGAGGTGTCGGACCTGCAGTTCCGCATAGTCCGCGTGCTGGAGATGTTCGAGACCCTGGTGAATAAGTACAATCTGTCCGTGGAGGAGCTGCGAATGGAGCGGGACAACCTGAAGACGGAGCTGGACCGGCTCGTCCTGGAGAGATCCTCCGGCCAGGGCACG CAAACCGCGGGGCCCAACCAGCTGGTGGTGGACCTGACGGACCCCAACAGGCCGCGGTTCACCatgcaggagctgaaggaggtTCTGCAGGAGAGGAACCAGCTGAAGGCTCAGCTCATGGTGgctcaggaggagctgcagctctacAAGAG TGGGATCCTTCCACAGGCTGAACCAGCCATGGTGGAAGTGGATCTGGAGACACCGGCAACCACAGAGCGTCGTCCACCCACGATAAAGGATgcaaaagaggagaagacgacCATAAGCAAACT gTTTTCATTCAGGCGGAAATAA
- the kmt5ab gene encoding lysine methyltransferase 5Ab: MAKGKKHLQRTDVKPEDSVEYQVASGEGTKENKPAANNKDSVGRVPSIFLSRRSPSKPRSPLSDSSSMLIQEGNESDAATPDVSKLKKDVPKETKCESFESKEQKPEIPSHSHGIREQLADQPDQKEPTTHTNQVRSAADGKSSAPKPRSKAGHKLGAKKTENKAPQNRKVTDYFPIRRSNRKTKAELKSEEHRYIDDLIKNGTEEGMQIKHIEGKGRGVFAVRSFKKAEFVVEYHGDLLELAEAKLREAQYALDPQTGCYMYYFQYQCKTYCVDATKETSRLGRLINHSKAGNCQTKLHDIDGSPHLILVTSRDIEAEEELLYDYGDRSKASISAHPWLKN, translated from the exons ATGGCAAAAG gtaagAAACACTTGCAGAGAACCGACGTAAAGCCCGAGGACAGCGTCGAATACCAAGTCGCTTCAGGGGAggggacaaaagaaaacaaaccagctGCGAACAACAAG GATTCCGTAGGTAGAGTTCCGTCAATTTTCCTGAGTCGACGGAGTCCTAGCAAACCTAGATCCCCCCTGAGCGACAGTTCAAGCATGCTGATCCAGGAGGGAAATGAATCTGATGCAGCTACTCCTGACGTGTCAAAGCTGAAAAAAG acGTACCTAAAGAAACGAAATGTGAGAGTTTTGAGTCCAAAGAGCAGAAGCCAGAAATTCCTTCTCACAGTCATGGGATCAGAGAGCAGCTCGCGGACCAACCTGATCAGAAAGAGCCCACCACGCACACAAATCAGGTCCGGTCTGCAGCAGATGGCAAAAGTTCAGCACCCAAACCTCGGAGTAAAGCCGGTCACAAACTCGGAGCAAAGAA aacGGAAAACAAAGCTCCTCAAAACAGAAAGGTCACCGACTATTTCCCCATCAGACGAAGTAACAGAAAAACTAAAGCAGAGTTAAAG AGTGAAGAACACAGATACATTGATGACCTGATAAAGAACGGCACTGAGGAAGGAATGCAG ATCAAACACAtagaaggaaaaggaagaggagtaTTTGCTGTCAGGAGCTTCAAAAAAGCAGAGTTTGTTGTGGAGTACCATGGAGACCTCCTGGAACTGGCTGAGGCTAAACTAAGAGAGGCCCAGTATGCTCTGGATCCCCAAACTGGCTGTTACATGTACTACTTCCAGTACCAATGCAAAACTTACTG TGTAGACGCTACAAAGGAAACAAGTCGTCTTGGAAGACTAATTAACCACAGTAAAGCCGGAAACTGCCAGACTAAGCTTCACGACATCGATGGATCGCCCCATCTGATCCTGGTGACTTCTCGAGACATcgaggcagaggaggagctgctgtaCGACTACGGTGATCGGAGTAAAGCCTCCATCTCGGCTCACCCGTGGCTCAAAAACTGA